Below is a window of Longimicrobiaceae bacterium DNA.
ACGAACGATCCGGGCTCCCGTGCGGGGACCGATTCTTGAATCCCATCCGTCCGTTTCGGCGCCCCGACGCCACGATCCACCCGAGCCGGCGGCAGCCCCGTGACCGAGATCCGTGCCCGCACCTGGACGGAGCTGACCGAGCACCTCTACGAGGGCTCCTACCGGCGGGAGATCGGCCGCGACCGCTCGCCCTTCGTGTTCCGCGGGCTCTCCGACGCGCGCAGCGACCTCACCACCAGCCTCAACCGGCTGGGCGGCGACTACGCGGCCATGGAGCACCACCTCCTGCGCAACTTCCGCAAGTACGCGCGCCGCACCGCCGTGGAGCACGACTCGCCCTGGAACTGGCTGGCCGTGGCGCAGCACCACGGCCTCCCCACCCGGCTGCTGGACTGGACCTTCTCCCCCCTGGTGGCGATGCACTTCGCCACGCAGGAGCTGGCGCGCTTCGACGTGGACGGGGCGATCTTCGCGATCGACTTCACCCGCGCGCACGAGCTGCTCCCCGACGCCCTGCGGAAGCTGCTGCGCCAGGAGGGGAGCCAGGTGTTCACCGTGGAGATGCTGGACGAGGCCGCCCCGTCGCTGGCGGACCTGGGCGAGCTGTCGCCC
It encodes the following:
- a CDS encoding FRG domain-containing protein, giving the protein MTEIRARTWTELTEHLYEGSYRREIGRDRSPFVFRGLSDARSDLTTSLNRLGGDYAAMEHHLLRNFRKYARRTAVEHDSPWNWLAVAQHHGLPTRLLDWTFSPLVAMHFATQELARFDVDGAIFAIDFTRAHELLPDALRKLLRQEGSQVFTVEMLDEAAPSLADLGELSPDDLLLFFEPPSLDDRIVNQFALFSLMSRPAASLDRWTEAHPELCRKVVIPRELKWEVRDKLDQANVTERVLFPGLDGLARWLKRYYTPRDSLGAEREGGGRVDADEHGRLPGPDRP